The following is a genomic window from Lysinibacillus sp. G4S2.
AGTCGGAACAGAAATTAACCCCACGTTTTGGTGATGATCCTTATTTTTTGATATAAATCCTTAAAATACCAATGAAATTAAACTAGTAAAAGATAGATAATAGAGGTGGAGTAAACATGGAGCATTTAATTCAGCATTTTAGGAAAGATGAACAGCCTTTTATTGAACAGGTTGTGAGTTGGCAGCGTGAGGTGGAGGATCGATATGCTCCAAAGCTTACTGATTTTTTAGATCCTCGACAACGTTTTATTGTTACATCAATTATTGGACAATATGACATATTGAAAACAGCCAGTGCAGGGCTCTTTGATGAAGCAGAAAGACAGCGTATGCTTATTTATCCTACTTATTATGAGCCTATGGAGGATGATTTTCAGCTCACAGTATTTACGATTCAATATCCTGTGAAATTTGTACAACTACGACATCCAGATGTTCTAGGAGCGTTATTATCATTAGGACTGAATCGTGGCAAATTCGGTGATATTCGTGTAAATGAACATCAAGTACAATTCGTAGTAGAGAATGAGGTAGCAGAATATGTACGCTTACATTTAACAGGCATCGGCAAAGTAAAGGTACATGTAGAATCGATTAAAGAGATGGAGCCTCTGCTCCAAATTGAGGAAGAATGGCTAGAAGAATCTCATACTGTTTCTTCTATGCGTTTAGATGTTATTATCTCAACGGTTTTAAAAATTTCACGTCAAAAGGCACAAGCCTTAATTACAAGTAAAAAGGTACGTGTTAATTGGACCGAGCGGGATACAGTTGCTTTTGAGTTACAAGAAGGAGATATTTTATCTGTACGTGGAAGTGGTCGAGTAAAAATTATGATGACTGAAGGCCGTACAAAAAAAGATAAAATTCGTTTGCAAGTCGGTCGATTGACCCAAAAAAGCTAAAAATCAAGTAAATTTCATTAATTTTTACTGCTAAGTTGTTTGAACAATTGTATAATAGGAAATACGAATGTACATGTAAAGGAGAGAAGGATCGTATGCCATTATCACCTATTGATATACATAATAAGGAGTTTACCAAATCCTTCAGAGGTTATGCTGAAGATGAAGTAAATGAATTTTTAGATCAAATTATTAAAGATTATGAGATTTTGCTCCGTGAAAAAAAGGAAGTAGATAGACAACTAGAAATGTCCTTAGAACAAGCGAGACATTTTAACTCTTTAGAGGAAACATTACAAAAATCAATTGTAGTCGCTCAAGAGGCAGCTGATGAAGTAAGAAGAAACTCTCAAAAAGAAGCTAAACTCATTGTAAAGGAAGCAGAAAAAAATGCTGATCGTATTATCAATGAGGCTTTAACGAAGGCTCGTAAAGTGACAATTGAAATCGATGAGCTGAAAAAGCAATCAAAAGTATTCCGTAATCGTTTTAAAATGCTTGTAGAGGCACAGCTGGATTTACTAAATGCAGACGATTGGGACCACTTGCTACAATATGATATTGATCTGACTGAAATTCAAACATCTGTTGAAGAAGCACAAGAAGCCGATCAAGTTTAATTGCTATTATCAGCATTGTAACTTAATAAGTGAAGCTTGACGTGATTGTTTGATTTTCATATACTAATGTAATAGTAATTATTTTGAACAGATATGCATACAGGCAGAGACGAAGACAGTATTTGTTAGGCGTAGTTAAGCGATTTGGGGATAGTGTGAGCCCAAACATGCAAATAACAATGAACATCACTTCTGAGCTAAATAACTGAATGAAGTAAGTTATTTCGTGATGCACGACGTTAACGTGCTTTAAGTGGTAGTACAATTTTGTGCTACAATTAGGGTGGTACCGCGAGTATAAGCTTCTCGTCCCTTTGAGGGATTGAGAGGCTTTTTTTTATGTTCAAATGGTGGGAGGCTTTCATTTCTCGTTGATATGGATAAATCCTATATTTGAACTTATATCTCCGGTGTTGGAATGTGTTGATTTTGCCAATAACTAGAACTTAGGGATGGCATTTCACGCGACTCCTTGGAAATCAGCGTCACAGATGAGACCCTGGTGCGCAAACGAAGTGACCAACGAACGTTCCCTGGAAAGCGCCCAGTCGGAACGGAAATCAACCTCGTTATGGTGATAAACCTAATACTGTCGTATGTGAATGAGCGCTTAAGTGTATTTGTTCTTTGTTTGTAAATTTAAAGGAGGAATTGAAAAAATGGTTGAGTACAAAGATACTTTATTAATGCCAAAAACAGATTTCCCAATGCGTGGAAACTTACCGGCAAATGAACCGAAGATGCAAGAAAAATGGGATGAAATGGACATTAACAAATTACAGATGGAGCGCAATGCAGGACGCCCTGAATATGTGTTACACGATGGACCTCCATATGCGAATGGTGATATCCATATCGGTCATGCTTTGAATAAAGTATTGAAAGACATGATTACACGTCATCGCTCTATGACTGGCTACCATGTAAACTATATTCCAGGTTGGGATACACATGGTTTACCAATTGAGCAGGCTCTTACGAACAAAGGTGTAAAGCGCAAAGAAATGTCTGTTGCTGAATTCCGTAAATTATGTGAAGAGTATGCTTACGAGCAAATCGACAACCAACGTATACAATTCCGTCGTTTAGGTGTTCGTGGTGATTGGGAAAATCCATATATTACATTAAAGCCTGAATTTGAAGCACGTCAAATTGAAGTATTCGGTAAGATGGCTGAAAAAGGCTATATTTATAAAGGCTTAAAACCAGTTTACTGGTCTCCATCATCTGAGTCTGCACTGGCAGAAGCAGAGATTGAATATCAAGATGTTAAATCGGCTTCTATTTACGTAA
Proteins encoded in this region:
- a CDS encoding RNA-binding protein, which codes for MEHLIQHFRKDEQPFIEQVVSWQREVEDRYAPKLTDFLDPRQRFIVTSIIGQYDILKTASAGLFDEAERQRMLIYPTYYEPMEDDFQLTVFTIQYPVKFVQLRHPDVLGALLSLGLNRGKFGDIRVNEHQVQFVVENEVAEYVRLHLTGIGKVKVHVESIKEMEPLLQIEEEWLEESHTVSSMRLDVIISTVLKISRQKAQALITSKKVRVNWTERDTVAFELQEGDILSVRGSGRVKIMMTEGRTKKDKIRLQVGRLTQKS
- a CDS encoding DivIVA domain-containing protein; protein product: MPLSPIDIHNKEFTKSFRGYAEDEVNEFLDQIIKDYEILLREKKEVDRQLEMSLEQARHFNSLEETLQKSIVVAQEAADEVRRNSQKEAKLIVKEAEKNADRIINEALTKARKVTIEIDELKKQSKVFRNRFKMLVEAQLDLLNADDWDHLLQYDIDLTEIQTSVEEAQEADQV